The Elusimicrobiota bacterium sequence TCCTCGGCCCGGCGCTCCATGTCCGCCGGGACGCCCGGCTCCCCGTTGTAAGCCCTGAAAAATCCCACCGAAAGGGTGGCCGTGTCGTGGGCTATTCCTTCATAACCCGGGTCATAGCGGTCGGGGTCCTTGGATTGATAAGGAGCATGGAGATCGTCCACGGTCGCGTAGAGGAAGAAAGGGGCTTGGCTGTTTTTGTCTATCCACCGGGTCATGGCCGGGAAAGACTGGTCAAAGGGAGCCGGCAGGGCCGTCGCGGTGGAGAAGTAGTTGACGAAGGTCTCGAAGCCCCGCTCCAGCCCCCACGCGGGAAGAAAATAAATCCCCCCGGTGAAGGCCGCGGTCTTGTAGCCGCCCCGCCGCATTCTCTCGGCCAAGGTGGTCTCGAAGTCGGGCAAGGGGCGAAAGGGCACGCTGCTGTATTGGCCGTGAACCTCGGGCACGTGGCCCGTCAGCAAGGTCGCGTAATTGGGAAGGCACCAGGAGGACTGGGCCATGGCCCGATCGAAGACCACGGATTCCTTGGCCAAGGCCTCCAGCCCCGGGGTCGTTTTGCGCGCGTAACCGTAAAAGCTGAAGTGATCGGCCCGCGCCGAACAAATGTCCACGACCACAACGTTGAGTTGCGTTTGCCGCGCTTGGGCGGGCCCAAGAAAAATGGACAGAAGCAGAAGAGGCAGCATCACGGGATTTTATCATTCCCTAATACCCACTGCAGGCCCCGCATCGCGGCCCCAGGGAAAACGCTGTGGTGCGTTTCGTCGGGAGCGATCCAAAGCTTGAGCCGAAGGCTCGGATATTCCCGCCGTTTGAGCCCGCCCGCGAAAGCCGCAAGGTCCTTGACCAGGCCCTGCCCCGCAGCGTCCCGCGTCTCCCGCTCCTCCAGCCGAAAAAGGACGCCCTTGTCGTACCAAAGAGAGGGGTTCACGACGAGGAGTTCGAGCCTCCGGCGCCAGGTCATGGCCATTGTCGGTTAATGCTAGCATTCTCGGCCCAAGCCATTGCTCGCCAGCGCGCTGGATCTCGCTGGGAAGCGCGAGCCGCAGGACTTATCCACCGAACTTCCCGGCGAAGTTCGGTGGATATCTTCGCCTCCCGCGGCTAAATTATTTCCCTTTCTTGACAGGACAAAGGTGGACGCCGCGACCCAAGGGTGCGGCGCGCTCTCCCTCCACGAGCAGGCGGGCGGAGGCCGGGGACATCAATCGGCAGGCTTTGGCCGGCTTCACCGAGCTCAAGCTGAAGCGGCGCCAGCCGCAATAAAAAGCCCCGCGGCGCTTTCGCGCCGCGGGGCTTGCCTGCTGACTCTGATTAGAGTTTTCTAACGTTAGCGGCGCGGGGGCCTTTATCGGAGTCTTGCTTCTCATACTCGACGGCCTGATTCTCCGCGAGGCTCTTGAAGCCATCGCCCAGTATGGACGAATGGTGCACGAAAAGATCTTTAGAGCCATCATCCGGCGTGATGAAGCCGAAGCCCTTCTGATCGTTGAACCACTTCACTTTTCCAGTAGACATTACTTGTGTTTCCTCTCTGATGTTAACTAGGACCCAGACCGGACTTCCTTCGTCGCGGCCATGCGAGTCTCCTTACGTCCAGGTTAGTATAGCTTATATTTGAGCGGAAAAGATGGAAAACATCCGGTACGGCCTGGGCCGATAACTGCCGTCCAGAAGGTCC is a genomic window containing:
- a CDS encoding cold shock domain-containing protein, with product MSTGKVKWFNDQKGFGFITPDDGSKDLFVHHSSILGDGFKSLAENQAVEYEKQDSDKGPRAANVRKL